Proteins encoded together in one Miscanthus floridulus cultivar M001 chromosome 16, ASM1932011v1, whole genome shotgun sequence window:
- the LOC136511186 gene encoding uncharacterized protein encodes MWRRCPVAAAKRERDAEDARRRQAEATRTATLDAYEAKHVNIHAAAIAILNIKVLVPVVLDRVANNYTRWRALFLVVLGKYALTNHVLNDVVNADRPAWVQMDCTVLTWIYGTINADLQQSTMLKNPNARVAWLHLKDEFLGQRESRALLLSTEFRTVKQGSTSITDFCRRFEMMAATLCDFGDPVGDRTLVLTLL; translated from the exons ATGTGGAGGCGCTGtccagtggcggcggcgaag CGCGAACGCGACGCCGAGGACGCCCGCCGTCGCCAAGCTGAGGCCACCCGCACCGCCACCCTCGACGCCTATGAGGCCAAGCACGTCAACATCCACGCCGCTGCCATTGCCATCCTCAACATCAAGGTGCTCGTGCCGGTGGTCCTCGACCGCGTCGCCAACAACTACACCCGTTGGCGTGCCCTCTTCCTTGTCGTCTTGGGCAAATATGCCCTCACCAATCACGTCCTCAACGATGTCGTCAACGCCGATCGGCCGGCGTGGGTGCAGATGGACTGCACCGTCCTCACATGGATCTACGGGACAATCAACGCCGACCTCCAGCAGTCCACCATGCTGAAGAACCCGAACGCCCGCGTCGCCTGGCTCCACCTCAAGGACGAGTTCCTCGGCCAGCGCGAGTCGCGTGCGCTGCTGCTGTCCACCGAGTTCCGCACGGTGAAGCAAGGGTCGACGTCCATTACGGACTTCTGCCGTCGCTTCGAGATGATGGCCGCCACCCTATGCGACTTCGGCGATCCCGTCGGCGACCGCACCCTCGTCCTCACGCTGCTCTGA